A genomic region of Cyprinus carpio isolate SPL01 chromosome B11, ASM1834038v1, whole genome shotgun sequence contains the following coding sequences:
- the LOC109098575 gene encoding RING finger protein 207-like, translating into MAGGIIFSYDELFDSDYASLHPLVCHLCHEQYHQPCLLDCYHIFCASCLHGRANDNRLNCPLCGYPSVVMGTNALPPEDRLLKFLVDNSTDSVVQCANCDVECKAQDAGAMYYCNTCSQPLVECRELTHKARMFSQHDIVSLAKRTKEGHRKCSLHKELYIMFSTEKKSMLCIKCFRDMQIENRTHCIDIETAYGQGCERLDQAVLAVKDLQTSVQESILLLKAMLGEVQTSAEEEESAICTLFNSMQVSKINSFLPEKLAERKKAMLNAAESQHEEKETALKEQLSHLATLLPALQVHLVNCSTFLSSANKYEFLDMGYQLMDRLCSIVKLPHKLRPVQSGKINTDYHAEFAHCLEPLLLLGQRRAGITLSNRLSPLSMSCLSSSLSEMPFGRRPTFHRNICTKVLLAEGRESPFTEHCRNFEKSYRVFQTEVQRLKDEVQEMHRDLTKHHSLINTDTMDEILERSVLIDEQIASQYSAVQTQRAIFEEIWDVTFQRVTKEQEIYEAQLHDLLQLKQENSYLTTIARQIGPYILSIAKVKERLEPRFQKPENDCVDTVVKICENTAMAAEQNCCNEKSHSAGYDRDPGTDNPLILPPGGTLLKSSDLCWQGKQINISKASSGKELPL; encoded by the exons ATACCCCTCAGTCGTGATGGGGACAAATGCACTTCCCCCAGAGGACCGTTTGCTCAAGTTCCTGGTGGATAATTCGACAGACAGTGTAGTACAGTGTGCTAACTGTGATGTGGAGTGCAAAGCACAG GATGCTGGGGCCATGTATTACTGTAACACCTGCAGCCAGCCACTGGTGGAGTGCAGAGAGCTCACACACAAAGCCAGGATGTTTTCCCAGCACGATATTGTGTCCCTGGCCAAACGCACTAAAGAGGGCCACCGCAAGTGCT CACTCCATAAAGAGCTGTACATCATGTTTTCGACTGAGAAAAAGTCCATGCTGTGCATCAAGTGTTTCAGAGACATGCAAAT TGAGAATCGCACCCACTGCATTGACATTGAGACTGCATATGGGCAGGGATGTGAAAGGCTGGATCAAGCTGTTCTG GCAGTGAAGGACCTGCAGACGTCAGTGCAAGAGTCCATCTTATTGCTGAAGGCCATGCTGGGTGAAGTGCAGACAAGTGCTGAGGAGGAGGAAAGTGCTATCTGTACTCTGTTCAACAGTATGCAGGTGAG TAAAATCAATTCTTTTCTTCCAGAAAAACTCGCAGAGAGGAAAAAGGCCATGTTAAATGCAGCTGAAAG TCAGCATGAAGAGAAGGAGACGGCACTAAAGGAACAGCTTTCTCACTTGGCCACCCTCCTGCCCGCCCTTCAG GTGCACCTGGTCAACTGCTCCACTTTTCTCAGCTCAGCCAATAAATATGAATTCTTAGATATGGGATAT CAGTTGATGGACAGACTGTGTAGCATTGTAAAACTTCCTCACAAGCTTCGTCCTGTCCAGAGTGGCAAG ATAAACACAGACTACCATGCTGAGTTTGCCCACTGTCTGGAGCCTCTTCTGTTGTTGGGCCAGCGGAGGGCTGGAATTACCTTGAGTAACAG GCTGTCCCCTCTGTCTATGTCGTGCCTGTCCTCTTCTCTCAGTGAAATGCCTTTTGGCCGCAGGCCCACCTTTCACCGAAACATTTGCACCAAAGTGCTGCTGGCTGAGGGCAGAGAGTCACCCTTCACTGAGCACTGCCGCAACTTTGAGAAGAGCTACAGG GTTTTTCAGACAGAGGTCCAGAGGCTAAAGGACGAGGTTCAGGAGATGCACAGAGACCTAACAAAACATCACTCTCTCATCAACACGGACACTATGGATGAGATCCTGGAAAGGTCTGTACTCATTGACGAACAGATCGCGTCTCAATACTCTGCAGTGCAGACCCAGAGGGCCATATTTGAGGAG ATATGGGATGTGACCTTTCAAAGAGTAACCAAAGAGCAAGAGATCTACGAAG CACAGCTCCATGACCTTCTGCAGCTGAAGCAAGAAAATTCCTACTTGACAACCATTGCACGACAAATTGGACCCTACATCTTATCCATAGCAAAAGTAAAAGAGCGTCTGGAACccag GTTTCAAAAGCCTGAGAATGACTGCGTGGACACTGTAGTGAAAATATGTGAGAACACCGCAATGGCTGCTGAACAAAACTG ctgcaATGAAAAGAGTCACTCAGCAGGATATGATCGGGACCCTGGCACAGACAACCCTCTTATCCTGCCGCCTGGTGGAACGCTACTAAAGAGCAGTGACTTGTGCTGGCAAGGAAAGCAGATAAATATTTCAAAGGCCTCAAGCGGCAAAGAGCTGCCACTATAG